From a single Clostridia bacterium genomic region:
- a CDS encoding GIY-YIG nuclease family protein has protein sequence MAYFAYILRCSDGTFYSGYTTDPERREKVHNEGKGAKYTRSRRPVRIVYCESFEQRSDAMKREAALKKLSHEEKERLTKER, from the coding sequence GTGGCTTATTTCGCTTATATTCTCAGATGCTCCGACGGTACGTTCTACAGCGGATATACGACAGACCCCGAAAGGCGCGAAAAAGTACACAACGAGGGCAAGGGCGCAAAATACACGCGCTCGCGCCGTCCTGTGAGGATCGTTTACTGCGAAAGCTTTGAACAAAGATCCGACGCCATGAAAAGAGAGGCCGCCCTAAAAAAGCTCAGCCATGAAGAGAAAGAACGCCTGACAAAAGAACGATAA